In Thunnus thynnus chromosome 17, fThuThy2.1, whole genome shotgun sequence, the genomic window CTGTTTCTCATGCCTGCCTGTGTtcacattatattataattGGCAACAGCATTCCCCTGTCATAAGTTAAATAGAGACAACCTACATTAACAGTGAACAACTGCTTACACTAGCATGACAGTGCACATCCAATCACAGTATTcacaaattcaatttttttttttttaaaaataaaacattttattatttgttgttgGCACAATGGACCACAAACATTGTTGTGCACGATCTGTGGGTGAACTTAAGTTAACCAGCAGAAATCAACTTCTTGGGAGATTTGGTGTAGCCATGTGAGTCAAAACCACGACAGAATaaaaaaagctgtgaaaagCAAGATGATCCAAACTTTACATCTTATCCCTCGCAGGGGCCTTTTATCAAGTCTtgctcacccaaaatgctcaaATTCAGATTTAACAGTGGAAGTGTGATTAAGAGGTGGAGAGACTGAcggatgtgtgtttggatgtgcCTGGGTGAGGCCTTTTTGCGGGACCTTGAAGGGCATTTGTAACCATGTTCCTCCCAAACCACCAAGTCTAAGGCGTGTACAATGGTTTGCCTCGCCTATAACCCTGTCAACAGCTGGTTGGCAATATTGGTCTGGAAACAATCCTGAAGTGGCACCAAGGGACACAGAAATAACAGATTTCAATGGTTTCTACACTACAGTAGCACCATGAATCAGCGATTAGGGGTTAACAGAAACTgttgcttgtgtgttttgtaaagCTCAGCTGTAAGCATCTAAAGTATTAACTGATGATTATTCAAAtgacaaacatgttgaaattTAGTAAGAGAAAATACTAAAGATCAAATCAAAGGACATGCAGATGTTTCTCCTCTTGCAGTTTTCACAACAGAGACCATTGAACTTAGACTAACTGCTGGCTGATTGAAGACATGAATGTCAGTCTAAAAATCTTGATTTCAGTCACATATAATTGTAGCCTAATTCATTTGTAgaattttatgaataaaatttCACAGTGTTATGTCAAATTATGACAATGTAGCTAACTGTCCGAAGACTGAAATGTGACAGTCCAATTGAGCTCTTTGCTTATAGGTTCATTTCTGTATGACAGACACAAGTTGGGTACTGCAAATGCCATTCCATATGGCAAGTCTAGTGCCTTTATAACGTAAAAACTAAAAACGGACTCgacagaaaacacacctgaTCCCTTTTTTAACTTGTCACATCCCCGCTGTGATGCAAAAATCAAGGGTATCATAGATGAAACATAATTGAAAAACTAATATGATTTGCTCTAAGCACCTTCAAGGTCTTCATTCAGTTCCTTTCATAGCTCGTCCCGTGCTGTGCTGTCCAAAGGAGACTGGAGCACATCTGAGTTCTGCGCCTCAGTGCTGATCTCAGCTTGCTCCCGAGTTTTTCCTGAGCGCGCTCTGTCCCAGTCTGTGCGGACCTTGTCATTGTCCCACACTGTGGAGGTTTCTGTGTCGCTGATGTAACCTGAATCGCCAGTGTAGTGGGTTGGATACACTAGAAGAGGCTCTGCTGAAAATGCCTTCAGGTCCCTGGTCTCAAACTGCTCCATGTAGTCAGACCTGTGGAAGAGACAGTaatgtaagaaaataataaaacaggcAAAACATCATAGCAGAAGCATGtgttattaatgtatttatattacagTACAAACACTTACACAGGATGTTTATTGTACATGATAGGAAGAAATTCATCCACCGGCAAAATCCTCTTTAATGGTTCTGCTTTCATAAGCTTCTCTGCACCTTGTAATGATATCATATAGCCTAGAGTCCAATACGAATAGTCAGCTTCCACTAAGTTATGTATATTGGGAACAGCTTTCTCTGGGTGGTCCACTTGCATTCTCTTCCGACCAATATAactggagaaagaaagaagaaggagaggtgAGAAGTAATTTAATACTTATGAGAATCAAAGTAAAATTAAAAGACGCAAACTTACATGAGATCCCAGTCCAGTCCTTCTTCCTCCACTTCATTCATCAAGTTCATCAATCGCCTTTTGAAGAAGACCTCAAAGCGCAGGTCATCTTCAATCACCAGAGATGTTTTCAAGCCTCGCTCTACAATCTtaggacaaacacacatgtgcaaatGAGTCAGCCGTCTGTCTGGTTCACAAATGTTTGGTTCAATTTCATTATCTGCTGGAAACCAGCTGTTGGCTTCTGGGGTTCACCTCTTTCCAGATGTTATAGTGGGAAAGGAAGCATCCCAGCTCTCCCTTTGTAAGCGGGCGGCCGTGATAAGGGTCACTGTATCCAGGGAGCATATGGATGCCCATAGTATGAATTTCACTGATATTCATCGCTCTGACATAGgtagagaagaagaaatctTAAGTATTCATTAAACTGAACTTAAGTGCTTATTTAAGTGAACTTAAGCTGAACTTAAGTGAACTTACTTTCCATCGACAGCTGCAATGACCTTACAAGTCATCTCCTGCTCGTACAATGCCCTCAGCATACGTTCTCGGCGGTCAGTCCGCCTCTGCAAGTTTATCATGAACACCTGTATGTGGAGCAACAGTGGAGACAGTCAGTGTAATTGCATATTTCTGACAGCATGAGGAAATATTGAGCACAGAAGTGGAAAGAGAGCCATTTTTGCAGATGCCATCTTCACATCACTCCTTACTCACCTCATCAAAGCCCAGTTTGTCAGGTTGTTTGCTAGGAACACGTATGTATTTGGAAGGCATCACTGGGGGATTTCGCACTACACGATGAGAGGGAAGATGGATGCAGAAATGGTATAAAATTTATATAAAGAAACCCATGCTGAAAGTTATCATGAGTTGAAGCAGCAGAAAGTAGAATAATGATGTCAAGCCAGTGGGAAAAAAGGAGATGAATGCAAAAAGAGAGCCCTCATTATGAATGTAAGCTACTCACCGTTAACCTCCAGCACGGAGTGCAAGAAGCTGTCAGCTTCATCTTGCAAAGTATTGTGGGATCGCAATGGCACAGGGAAGTAACCATAGGTCTCTTTGTTACATACAAACATTTGAACATCTGTAGAGAGCAGAGGATGGAAATGTTTTCTCACTCTTAAGTTACACAACTTAGGTTAAAACGGTTAATGCCAAATGTGTCCCTTCTTATACCTGCCATCCGAGCAGAGAAGGCAAACACAATGATGTCATCGAAAGCCCAGGTGTATTTTGGATGTGGTGGGTGAAAGGCCAGCTGCCTGGACGCCTCTTTTCTGAGATCTATCAGGAAAGTGGAGTGGACCATGGGAACTGCAAAACAGCCCTTCCGCATATGCTTCCTCATGGGCAAGTAGGCAGGGGTGCGCTTATAGTAACCCTGAAGAAGACGAGTTGATTAACACTTGAGTTCAGAGAGGAACAAAGCTCTTCGAAAACACTCGAGCACGAACACCTTTGAAAATCCTCAAAACAGTACCTCGGAGGTCATTCCACACCAGAAGTTCGAATAGGCTGCACGGGATTCAAGCATCGGAGCTATAATGGTTTTATTCTCTTTCATGAGCTTCCACAGCACATCTGGATTGGTGAGGAGGTTATCGCAGTCCACCAACTAcacaaagaagaggaagagagaagtgtgtgtgattCAGACATCTTCAGAGAAAATGCTGAACAGGTCATGAAAGTTAAATGGGGAAACTGAGATcgttaaaaaataaacacacagactaTTCATTTGCATAACAGTGACCAAAGTCTGTTTGCAATGGAAAAGGCTAAGAGCATTTCCAAAGATCTGTAGTGCAAAATGATTGCGATTTTGGATGTACTGTGCTTCAAAATTATATACCACTGAAGCTAGACAATGTGGGCTGGGCTGGGGAATACAAATAGAAATGTGAACAgagctgcatttaaaataaGGTTCATGTCGAGGCAATCTTTGTGTCAGATGAGATAAACTTTAAccataaaagacagaaaactatAACTGGGTCAATTTTCAACACCCTTCTTGGTGCCTAAACTGCAATTGTCATTGTGCTTTGGATGTGACCCTGTATTTATGCTTCTGCTGCTATTACTGACCAATAAAACTTGGGTTTTTATTGGTCAGAAAATCTCTGGGTTGGAGCACTGGCTCAGTGCTTAAGATGGAAAAGTTCTCAGTGTTATTATTCTTTCATATGTGCTTGTAAAGAGTCTTTATGTTAACCTACCATAAAGTAGTCCGCCCACATCTCACGAGCTGACTCCAGCGCTACTTGCCGAAGCTTCATCACGTGCTCATAACGGAGATCTGTCCATTGCTTCGGACCATCTTCATCCTCATAGCGTCTGCAAGAGATATTTTTCCAGTCTGTTTATTTGCTCTGTGAGCCTTTTCAGCAACGCCAAATTTTGCCAATCACAGTAGAAACCTGACCTGGGTTTCTCTTTCGGCCTCCACTCCACGTAATGGTACAAGTTCTGCACCTTGACAAGCCAGTCACGCAGAATATCTGTGGTGTTGTCCTCGTTATGATCGGTCGCTACCCTGTTAAAACACAACGAATGTCAATGATCACAAAAAACTGTACTTTTATAACATCAGACGGGTTGAACATTATGAAAAAACTCAGGCTGTTAAATGGAAAACAGTAACAATGGTTGAATGTAGACTGGATTCAAGCAACGAAAGAGAAAAGCGATACCGCTACTCATATAACAGTAGCACAATGTTCACTCTTCTGTAAGCTCATTGTCTGCAGCTGTGGGAACTGACACAGGTGTTAATGATACCAACatcacagaacaaaaacatgattcatcCAGTCGATAACACATCATGTTTTGATGAACAACATAACAGAAGTGAAACTTTTTATCTGCAATGACTCAGAACAAGAGGAAATCATTTGACCCGGCTGAAGCCAAGTCTGAGGCAAACAAAAAAGTTTAACAGCTTGGATGTTTGGTGTAATTATGCAGAGGAATGAAATTAAGCCAAATATTATTCTTAGAGTCATCCCACCTGCCTGAAACTCCCTATCAAGAAAGTTAGGAATTCTTCAACACAACAACTGCGGCCTTCCTCTCTTTATCCGTGTTGTGTTGAAGGTCAGCAGACTTTTCTGCAAAAAGACCATCTGCGCTAAAATCagacaagtttgtttttcttttttttttttcttcctcaaatGGACGACAGCCAGGCCGGAATCTCTTAACAGATCTCACATGGATGTGTGAGAACACTGCAGCTCCTTGCTAAACCATTTCTTCCCTCTTCCCCAGCTGTCCATCCTCTCAAATCCTCAAACATTGAACTGCACTGATTCATCTGCCTGATGTTCAGCTCTAATAATATTAGTTAAAAGCATAGTTTTGAACTATGTgcgcacatttaaaaaaaaaggggtttCACTTATATCTGGTTTAATGGTTCTGAGGCTTTGGTGTGATTACAAGAAGCTGTAAAAACTTCATCATAAAGCATACAGCATGTAGTGTTTACAGCATCATGCGACAGTTTGCATTATCCCAGATGTAGCTGTATGTGCTTGCAGAACATATCTAAACAAAGCTGTCCT contains:
- the colgalt1a gene encoding procollagen galactosyltransferase 1; this encodes MHGLAGLVCLPATLVLFLLSCWRPARGYFAEERWSPESPLLAPRVFVTLICRNSQHSLPYFLGTIERLNYPKERMALWVATDHNEDNTTDILRDWLVKVQNLYHYVEWRPKEKPRRYEDEDGPKQWTDLRYEHVMKLRQVALESAREMWADYFMLVDCDNLLTNPDVLWKLMKENKTIIAPMLESRAAYSNFWCGMTSEGYYKRTPAYLPMRKHMRKGCFAVPMVHSTFLIDLRKEASRQLAFHPPHPKYTWAFDDIIVFAFSARMADVQMFVCNKETYGYFPVPLRSHNTLQDEADSFLHSVLEVNVRNPPVMPSKYIRVPSKQPDKLGFDEVFMINLQRRTDRRERMLRALYEQEMTCKVIAAVDGKAMNISEIHTMGIHMLPGYSDPYHGRPLTKGELGCFLSHYNIWKEIVERGLKTSLVIEDDLRFEVFFKRRLMNLMNEVEEEGLDWDLIYIGRKRMQVDHPEKAVPNIHNLVEADYSYWTLGYMISLQGAEKLMKAEPLKRILPVDEFLPIMYNKHPVSDYMEQFETRDLKAFSAEPLLVYPTHYTGDSGYISDTETSTVWDNDKVRTDWDRARSGKTREQAEISTEAQNSDVLQSPLDSTARDEL